A genomic segment from Nymphalis io chromosome 7, ilAglIoxx1.1, whole genome shotgun sequence encodes:
- the LOC126769446 gene encoding SLIT-ROBO Rho GTPase-activating protein 1-like isoform X3: MFHCIVQPRHDWGPPDLANAFPDIRVQLSEQTRVLEARAEAAAGVAGELHDYCRRRADLEHEYSRALDKLARAAAQRHKDQKHKREQWPLTGAYACWQAALDNTRALSRDHAALADLYGGPLAARLQRAADDVLRLHRKCRDIVAERHEEVGVALAEAAAGGKAHAAAAAEWRAAALKLRHAHHARQALLAADPPRQKKVKALDKELEKRRTRHSEARSKALRARADYVLSLEAANATLQRYYLDDIADIMLCTEVGFEAVVGRAVRSASAAESARAQAASAAAGALLAAADALDALADRQRFVAAHPAAFALPRPLPYLGDAPPAQDKEMRELLEGAADERDEAADAAARDLSQRLVQLEASARTLRAECREAAKTLDAAEAELVRQMEGPDATWEVDTLFGASAVPPAPPPVEDDAPRRDQEDYYLAKFRSYVSCAGRLARLESKAVAVRERLLGAGAGAATPRSPPSPPRRAAARRRGHFAAPLDDRLPAVLTSCVRVIATYGLNHQGVFRVSGSQVEMQALRAAFERGEDPLADVRDASDINSVCGLLKLYLRELRPPLLPPQLQERLLRVAALPDDASFVRRLRDTLAALPLPSLLVLRYLFAFLAHLTEHADRNMMDAWNLAICLGPTLLAAWGEGGAQVAAQNLVNELVKRAILHHADVFPQDVAPHALYRRAEPASGPDAPGADATDAPNADRTHAAHDHVDDDDAQRDLSLYDDDDDDDDDDEGAVSDLDADADADADADWRRPAPRRSPSGERRAPQQAGSDPPATTAHDTCSRLAESTPDLVLDLPARAADAADTFAHNRDTLKKRPAHPAHRQTCSEGGGEARAGDGEASGGSPVPARNTMRVAAKFAELTLTGGSLKPALAAKPALLRRPTPHPAHAPRVPAPPVVPPGPAGAAQSPAAPAPDDAAPCGK, encoded by the exons ATGTTCCACTGCATCGTGCAGCCGCGCCACGACTGGGGACCACCCGACCTCGCAAATGCATTCCCCG aCATCCGCGTGCAGCTCTCTGAGCAGACGCGCGTGTTGGAGGCGCGCGCGGAGGCGGCAGCGGGCGTGGCTGGTGAGCTGCACGACTACTGCCGTCGCCGAGCCGACCTCGAGCACGAGTACTCGCGCGCGCTTGACAAACTGGCGCGCGCAGCGGCGCAACGGCACAAGGACCAGAAGCACAA ACGAGAGCAGTGGCCTTTAACAGGAGCCTATGCCTGCTGGCAAGCGGCGCTCGATAACACTCGGGCGCTGTCTCGCGATCACGCCGCGCTCGCCGACCTCTACGGGGGCCCGCTCGCCGCGCGTCTGCAGCGCGCCGCCGATGACGTGCTACGATTGCATAGAAAATGTCGAGATATCG TGGCGGAGCGGCACGAGGAGGTGGGCGTGGCGCTGGCGGAGGCGGCGGCGGGCGGCAAGGCGCACGCGGCCGCCGCGGCCGAGTGGCGCGCCGCCGCGCTCAAGCTGCGCCACGCGCACCACGCGCGCCAGGCGCTGCTGGCCGCCGACCCGCCGCGCCAGAAGAAGGTCAAGGCGCTCGACAAGGAGCTCGAGAAG CGTCGGACGCGACACAGTGAGGCCCGCTCTAAGGCGTTGCGGGCTCGGGCAGACTACGTGCTCAGTTTAGAGGCGGCCAACGCCACCCTCCAGAGATACTACCTCGACGACATCGCAGATATAATGCTG TGCACGGAGGTCGGCTTCGAGGCGGTGGTGGGGCGCGCCGTGCGCTCGGCCAGCGCGGCGGAGAGCGCGCGCGCGCAGGCCGCGAGCGCCGCCGCCGGCGCGCTGCTCGCCGCCGCCGACGCGCTCGACGCGCTCGCCGACCGCCAGCGCTTCGTGGCCGCGCACCCCGCCGCCTTCGCCCTGCCGCGCCCGCTGCCCTACCTCGGCGACGCGCCGCCGGCGCAGGACAAGGAGATGCGCGAGCTGCTGGAGGGCGCGGCCGACGAGCGCGACGAGGCGGCGGACGCGGCGGCGCGGGACCTCTCTCAGCGCCTCGTGCAGCTGGAGGCCAGCGCGCGCACTCTTCGCGCCGAATGCCGCGAGGCCGCCAAGACGCTCGATGCGGCCGAGGCGGAGCTCGTGCGCCAGATGGAGGGCCCCGACGCCACCTGGGAGGTGGATACGCTCTTCGGCGCCTCGGCCGTGCCACCCGCGCCACCTCCCGTCGAGGACGATGCGCCGCGAAGAGATCAAGAGGACTACTATCTCGCG AAGTTCAGATCGTACGTATCGTGTGCGGGCCGCCTGGCGCGGCTGGAGAGCAAGGCGGTGGCGGTGCGCGAGCGCCTGCTGGGCGCCGGCGCGGGCGCCGCCACCCCCCGCTCGCCGCCCTCCcccccgcgccgcgccgccgcgcgccgccgcggACACTTCGCCGCGCCGCTCGACGATCGCCTGCCCGCTGTGCTCACGTCGTGCGTGCGCGTCATCGCCACCTACG GTCTGAATCACCAGGGAGTGTTTCGCGTGTCCGGGTCGCAGGTGGAGATGCAGGCTTTACGCGCGGCATTCGAGCGCGGCGAGGACCCTCTGGCGGACGTGCGCGACGCGTCCGATATCAATTCCGTTTGTGGACTACTGAAGCTGTACTTGCGCGAACTGCGACCGCCCCTGCTGCCGCCGCAACTGCAGGAGCGGCTTCTGCGCGTGGCTGCGTTGCCGGACGACGCGTCGTTCGTGCGGCGCCTGCGCGACACGCTGGCCGCACTGCCGCTGCCGTCGCTGCTCGTGCTCCGCTACCTGTTCGCGTTCCTGGCGCACCTGACGGAGCACGCGGACCGTAACATGATGGACGCGTGGAACCTCGCCATCTGCCTCGGGCCCACGCTGCTGGCGGCGTGGGGCGAGGGCGGCGCGCAGGTGGCGGCGCAGAACCTCGTCAACGAGCTGGTGAAGCGCGCCATCCTGCACCACGCAGACGTGTTCCCGCAGGACGTGGCGCCGCACGCGCTGTACCGGCGCGCCGAGCCGGCGTCCGGACCGGACGCGCCCGGGGCGGACGCGACCGACGCGCCGAACGCCGACCGCACGCACGCCGCCCACGACCACGTCGACGACGACGACGCGCAGCGCGACCTCTCGCTGTACgatgacgacgacgacgacgacgacgacgacg AGGGCGCCGTCAGCGACCTGGACGCGGACGCGGACGCGGATGCGGATGCGGACTGGCGCCGGCCCGCCCCGCGCCG GTCGCCGAGCGGCGAGCGGCGCGCCCCGCAG CAGGCTGGCAGCGACCCGCCGGCGACGACCGCGCACGACACCTGCAG CCGGCTGGCGGAGAGCACGCCCGACCTCGTGCTCGACCTGCCGGCGCGCGCCGCCGACGCCGCCGACACGTTCGCGCACAACCGAGACACGCTCAAGAAGCGGCCCGCGCACCCCGCGCACAG ACAGACGTGCTCCGAGGGCGGCGGAGAGGCGCGCGCGGGGGACGGCGAGGCGAGCGGCGGCAGTCCCGTGCCTGCGCGCAACACCATGCGTGTGGCCGCCAAGTTCGCGGAGCTGACGCTGACGGGCGGCTCGCTGAAGCCCGCGCTGGCCGCCAAGCCGGCGCTGCTGCGCCGCCCCACCCCGCACCCCGCGCACGCGCCCCGCGTGCCCGCGCCGCCCGTCGTGCCGCCGGGGCCGGCCGGCGCCGCGCAGTCGCCCGCCGCGCCGGCGCCGGACGACGCCGCGCCATGCGGGAAATGA
- the LOC126769446 gene encoding SLIT-ROBO Rho GTPase-activating protein 1-like isoform X1, with protein MSVSGTTTPTAVEAPALDDRDMEPRTPMKRLGSTRKLAAFNNIRVQLSEQTRVLEARAEAAAGVAGELHDYCRRRADLEHEYSRALDKLARAAAQRHKDQKHKREQWPLTGAYACWQAALDNTRALSRDHAALADLYGGPLAARLQRAADDVLRLHRKCRDIVAERHEEVGVALAEAAAGGKAHAAAAAEWRAAALKLRHAHHARQALLAADPPRQKKVKALDKELEKRRTRHSEARSKALRARADYVLSLEAANATLQRYYLDDIADIMLCTEVGFEAVVGRAVRSASAAESARAQAASAAAGALLAAADALDALADRQRFVAAHPAAFALPRPLPYLGDAPPAQDKEMRELLEGAADERDEAADAAARDLSQRLVQLEASARTLRAECREAAKTLDAAEAELVRQMEGPDATWEVDTLFGASAVPPAPPPVEDDAPRRDQEDYYLAKFRSYVSCAGRLARLESKAVAVRERLLGAGAGAATPRSPPSPPRRAAARRRGHFAAPLDDRLPAVLTSCVRVIATYGLNHQGVFRVSGSQVEMQALRAAFERGEDPLADVRDASDINSVCGLLKLYLRELRPPLLPPQLQERLLRVAALPDDASFVRRLRDTLAALPLPSLLVLRYLFAFLAHLTEHADRNMMDAWNLAICLGPTLLAAWGEGGAQVAAQNLVNELVKRAILHHADVFPQDVAPHALYRRAEPASGPDAPGADATDAPNADRTHAAHDHVDDDDAQRDLSLYDDDDDDDDDDEGAVSDLDADADADADADWRRPAPRRSPSGERRAPQQAGSDPPATTAHDTCSRLAESTPDLVLDLPARAADAADTFAHNRDTLKKRPAHPAHRQTCSEGGGEARAGDGEASGGSPVPARNTMRVAAKFAELTLTGGSLKPALAAKPALLRRPTPHPAHAPRVPAPPVVPPGPAGAAQSPAAPAPDDAAPCGK; from the exons aCATCCGCGTGCAGCTCTCTGAGCAGACGCGCGTGTTGGAGGCGCGCGCGGAGGCGGCAGCGGGCGTGGCTGGTGAGCTGCACGACTACTGCCGTCGCCGAGCCGACCTCGAGCACGAGTACTCGCGCGCGCTTGACAAACTGGCGCGCGCAGCGGCGCAACGGCACAAGGACCAGAAGCACAA ACGAGAGCAGTGGCCTTTAACAGGAGCCTATGCCTGCTGGCAAGCGGCGCTCGATAACACTCGGGCGCTGTCTCGCGATCACGCCGCGCTCGCCGACCTCTACGGGGGCCCGCTCGCCGCGCGTCTGCAGCGCGCCGCCGATGACGTGCTACGATTGCATAGAAAATGTCGAGATATCG TGGCGGAGCGGCACGAGGAGGTGGGCGTGGCGCTGGCGGAGGCGGCGGCGGGCGGCAAGGCGCACGCGGCCGCCGCGGCCGAGTGGCGCGCCGCCGCGCTCAAGCTGCGCCACGCGCACCACGCGCGCCAGGCGCTGCTGGCCGCCGACCCGCCGCGCCAGAAGAAGGTCAAGGCGCTCGACAAGGAGCTCGAGAAG CGTCGGACGCGACACAGTGAGGCCCGCTCTAAGGCGTTGCGGGCTCGGGCAGACTACGTGCTCAGTTTAGAGGCGGCCAACGCCACCCTCCAGAGATACTACCTCGACGACATCGCAGATATAATGCTG TGCACGGAGGTCGGCTTCGAGGCGGTGGTGGGGCGCGCCGTGCGCTCGGCCAGCGCGGCGGAGAGCGCGCGCGCGCAGGCCGCGAGCGCCGCCGCCGGCGCGCTGCTCGCCGCCGCCGACGCGCTCGACGCGCTCGCCGACCGCCAGCGCTTCGTGGCCGCGCACCCCGCCGCCTTCGCCCTGCCGCGCCCGCTGCCCTACCTCGGCGACGCGCCGCCGGCGCAGGACAAGGAGATGCGCGAGCTGCTGGAGGGCGCGGCCGACGAGCGCGACGAGGCGGCGGACGCGGCGGCGCGGGACCTCTCTCAGCGCCTCGTGCAGCTGGAGGCCAGCGCGCGCACTCTTCGCGCCGAATGCCGCGAGGCCGCCAAGACGCTCGATGCGGCCGAGGCGGAGCTCGTGCGCCAGATGGAGGGCCCCGACGCCACCTGGGAGGTGGATACGCTCTTCGGCGCCTCGGCCGTGCCACCCGCGCCACCTCCCGTCGAGGACGATGCGCCGCGAAGAGATCAAGAGGACTACTATCTCGCG AAGTTCAGATCGTACGTATCGTGTGCGGGCCGCCTGGCGCGGCTGGAGAGCAAGGCGGTGGCGGTGCGCGAGCGCCTGCTGGGCGCCGGCGCGGGCGCCGCCACCCCCCGCTCGCCGCCCTCCcccccgcgccgcgccgccgcgcgccgccgcggACACTTCGCCGCGCCGCTCGACGATCGCCTGCCCGCTGTGCTCACGTCGTGCGTGCGCGTCATCGCCACCTACG GTCTGAATCACCAGGGAGTGTTTCGCGTGTCCGGGTCGCAGGTGGAGATGCAGGCTTTACGCGCGGCATTCGAGCGCGGCGAGGACCCTCTGGCGGACGTGCGCGACGCGTCCGATATCAATTCCGTTTGTGGACTACTGAAGCTGTACTTGCGCGAACTGCGACCGCCCCTGCTGCCGCCGCAACTGCAGGAGCGGCTTCTGCGCGTGGCTGCGTTGCCGGACGACGCGTCGTTCGTGCGGCGCCTGCGCGACACGCTGGCCGCACTGCCGCTGCCGTCGCTGCTCGTGCTCCGCTACCTGTTCGCGTTCCTGGCGCACCTGACGGAGCACGCGGACCGTAACATGATGGACGCGTGGAACCTCGCCATCTGCCTCGGGCCCACGCTGCTGGCGGCGTGGGGCGAGGGCGGCGCGCAGGTGGCGGCGCAGAACCTCGTCAACGAGCTGGTGAAGCGCGCCATCCTGCACCACGCAGACGTGTTCCCGCAGGACGTGGCGCCGCACGCGCTGTACCGGCGCGCCGAGCCGGCGTCCGGACCGGACGCGCCCGGGGCGGACGCGACCGACGCGCCGAACGCCGACCGCACGCACGCCGCCCACGACCACGTCGACGACGACGACGCGCAGCGCGACCTCTCGCTGTACgatgacgacgacgacgacgacgacgacgacg AGGGCGCCGTCAGCGACCTGGACGCGGACGCGGACGCGGATGCGGATGCGGACTGGCGCCGGCCCGCCCCGCGCCG GTCGCCGAGCGGCGAGCGGCGCGCCCCGCAG CAGGCTGGCAGCGACCCGCCGGCGACGACCGCGCACGACACCTGCAG CCGGCTGGCGGAGAGCACGCCCGACCTCGTGCTCGACCTGCCGGCGCGCGCCGCCGACGCCGCCGACACGTTCGCGCACAACCGAGACACGCTCAAGAAGCGGCCCGCGCACCCCGCGCACAG ACAGACGTGCTCCGAGGGCGGCGGAGAGGCGCGCGCGGGGGACGGCGAGGCGAGCGGCGGCAGTCCCGTGCCTGCGCGCAACACCATGCGTGTGGCCGCCAAGTTCGCGGAGCTGACGCTGACGGGCGGCTCGCTGAAGCCCGCGCTGGCCGCCAAGCCGGCGCTGCTGCGCCGCCCCACCCCGCACCCCGCGCACGCGCCCCGCGTGCCCGCGCCGCCCGTCGTGCCGCCGGGGCCGGCCGGCGCCGCGCAGTCGCCCGCCGCGCCGGCGCCGGACGACGCCGCGCCATGCGGGAAATGA
- the LOC126769446 gene encoding SLIT-ROBO Rho GTPase-activating protein 1-like isoform X2 gives MSVSGTTTPTAVEAPALDDRDMEPRTPMKRLGSTRKLAAFNNIRVQLSEQTRVLEARAEAAAGVAGELHDYCRRRADLEHEYSRALDKLARAAAQRHKDQKHKREQWPLTGAYACWQAALDNTRALSRDHAALADLYGGPLAARLQRAADDVLRLHRKCRDIVAERHEEVGVALAEAAAGGKAHAAAAAEWRAAALKLRHAHHARQALLAADPPRQKKVKALDKELEKRRTRHSEARSKALRARADYVLSLEAANATLQRYYLDDIADIMLCTEVGFEAVVGRAVRSASAAESARAQAASAAAGALLAAADALDALADRQRFVAAHPAAFALPRPLPYLGDAPPAQDKEMRELLEGAADERDEAADAAARDLSQRLVQLEASARTLRAECREAAKTLDAAEAELVRQMEGPDATWEVDTLFGASAVPPAPPPVEDDAPRRDQEDYYLAKFRSYVSCAGRLARLESKAVAVRERLLGAGAGAATPRSPPSPPRRAAARRRGHFAAPLDDRLPAVLTSCVRVIATYGLNHQGVFRVSGSQVEMQALRAAFERGEDPLADVRDASDINSVCGLLKLYLRELRPPLLPPQLQERLLRVAALPDDASFVRRLRDTLAALPLPSLLVLRYLFAFLAHLTEHADRNMMDAWNLAICLGPTLLAAWGEGGAQVAAQNLVNELVKRAILHHADVFPQDVAPHALYRRAEPASGPDAPGADATDAPNADRTHAAHDHVDDDDAQRDLSLYDDDDDDDDDDEGAVSDLDADADADADADWRRPAPRRSPSGERRAPQAGSDPPATTAHDTCSRLAESTPDLVLDLPARAADAADTFAHNRDTLKKRPAHPAHRQTCSEGGGEARAGDGEASGGSPVPARNTMRVAAKFAELTLTGGSLKPALAAKPALLRRPTPHPAHAPRVPAPPVVPPGPAGAAQSPAAPAPDDAAPCGK, from the exons aCATCCGCGTGCAGCTCTCTGAGCAGACGCGCGTGTTGGAGGCGCGCGCGGAGGCGGCAGCGGGCGTGGCTGGTGAGCTGCACGACTACTGCCGTCGCCGAGCCGACCTCGAGCACGAGTACTCGCGCGCGCTTGACAAACTGGCGCGCGCAGCGGCGCAACGGCACAAGGACCAGAAGCACAA ACGAGAGCAGTGGCCTTTAACAGGAGCCTATGCCTGCTGGCAAGCGGCGCTCGATAACACTCGGGCGCTGTCTCGCGATCACGCCGCGCTCGCCGACCTCTACGGGGGCCCGCTCGCCGCGCGTCTGCAGCGCGCCGCCGATGACGTGCTACGATTGCATAGAAAATGTCGAGATATCG TGGCGGAGCGGCACGAGGAGGTGGGCGTGGCGCTGGCGGAGGCGGCGGCGGGCGGCAAGGCGCACGCGGCCGCCGCGGCCGAGTGGCGCGCCGCCGCGCTCAAGCTGCGCCACGCGCACCACGCGCGCCAGGCGCTGCTGGCCGCCGACCCGCCGCGCCAGAAGAAGGTCAAGGCGCTCGACAAGGAGCTCGAGAAG CGTCGGACGCGACACAGTGAGGCCCGCTCTAAGGCGTTGCGGGCTCGGGCAGACTACGTGCTCAGTTTAGAGGCGGCCAACGCCACCCTCCAGAGATACTACCTCGACGACATCGCAGATATAATGCTG TGCACGGAGGTCGGCTTCGAGGCGGTGGTGGGGCGCGCCGTGCGCTCGGCCAGCGCGGCGGAGAGCGCGCGCGCGCAGGCCGCGAGCGCCGCCGCCGGCGCGCTGCTCGCCGCCGCCGACGCGCTCGACGCGCTCGCCGACCGCCAGCGCTTCGTGGCCGCGCACCCCGCCGCCTTCGCCCTGCCGCGCCCGCTGCCCTACCTCGGCGACGCGCCGCCGGCGCAGGACAAGGAGATGCGCGAGCTGCTGGAGGGCGCGGCCGACGAGCGCGACGAGGCGGCGGACGCGGCGGCGCGGGACCTCTCTCAGCGCCTCGTGCAGCTGGAGGCCAGCGCGCGCACTCTTCGCGCCGAATGCCGCGAGGCCGCCAAGACGCTCGATGCGGCCGAGGCGGAGCTCGTGCGCCAGATGGAGGGCCCCGACGCCACCTGGGAGGTGGATACGCTCTTCGGCGCCTCGGCCGTGCCACCCGCGCCACCTCCCGTCGAGGACGATGCGCCGCGAAGAGATCAAGAGGACTACTATCTCGCG AAGTTCAGATCGTACGTATCGTGTGCGGGCCGCCTGGCGCGGCTGGAGAGCAAGGCGGTGGCGGTGCGCGAGCGCCTGCTGGGCGCCGGCGCGGGCGCCGCCACCCCCCGCTCGCCGCCCTCCcccccgcgccgcgccgccgcgcgccgccgcggACACTTCGCCGCGCCGCTCGACGATCGCCTGCCCGCTGTGCTCACGTCGTGCGTGCGCGTCATCGCCACCTACG GTCTGAATCACCAGGGAGTGTTTCGCGTGTCCGGGTCGCAGGTGGAGATGCAGGCTTTACGCGCGGCATTCGAGCGCGGCGAGGACCCTCTGGCGGACGTGCGCGACGCGTCCGATATCAATTCCGTTTGTGGACTACTGAAGCTGTACTTGCGCGAACTGCGACCGCCCCTGCTGCCGCCGCAACTGCAGGAGCGGCTTCTGCGCGTGGCTGCGTTGCCGGACGACGCGTCGTTCGTGCGGCGCCTGCGCGACACGCTGGCCGCACTGCCGCTGCCGTCGCTGCTCGTGCTCCGCTACCTGTTCGCGTTCCTGGCGCACCTGACGGAGCACGCGGACCGTAACATGATGGACGCGTGGAACCTCGCCATCTGCCTCGGGCCCACGCTGCTGGCGGCGTGGGGCGAGGGCGGCGCGCAGGTGGCGGCGCAGAACCTCGTCAACGAGCTGGTGAAGCGCGCCATCCTGCACCACGCAGACGTGTTCCCGCAGGACGTGGCGCCGCACGCGCTGTACCGGCGCGCCGAGCCGGCGTCCGGACCGGACGCGCCCGGGGCGGACGCGACCGACGCGCCGAACGCCGACCGCACGCACGCCGCCCACGACCACGTCGACGACGACGACGCGCAGCGCGACCTCTCGCTGTACgatgacgacgacgacgacgacgacgacgacg AGGGCGCCGTCAGCGACCTGGACGCGGACGCGGACGCGGATGCGGATGCGGACTGGCGCCGGCCCGCCCCGCGCCG GTCGCCGAGCGGCGAGCGGCGCGCCCCGCAG GCTGGCAGCGACCCGCCGGCGACGACCGCGCACGACACCTGCAG CCGGCTGGCGGAGAGCACGCCCGACCTCGTGCTCGACCTGCCGGCGCGCGCCGCCGACGCCGCCGACACGTTCGCGCACAACCGAGACACGCTCAAGAAGCGGCCCGCGCACCCCGCGCACAG ACAGACGTGCTCCGAGGGCGGCGGAGAGGCGCGCGCGGGGGACGGCGAGGCGAGCGGCGGCAGTCCCGTGCCTGCGCGCAACACCATGCGTGTGGCCGCCAAGTTCGCGGAGCTGACGCTGACGGGCGGCTCGCTGAAGCCCGCGCTGGCCGCCAAGCCGGCGCTGCTGCGCCGCCCCACCCCGCACCCCGCGCACGCGCCCCGCGTGCCCGCGCCGCCCGTCGTGCCGCCGGGGCCGGCCGGCGCCGCGCAGTCGCCCGCCGCGCCGGCGCCGGACGACGCCGCGCCATGCGGGAAATGA
- the LOC126769446 gene encoding SLIT-ROBO Rho GTPase-activating protein 1-like isoform X4, translated as MSVSGTTTPTAVEAPALDDRDMEPRTPMKRLGSTRKLAAFNNIRVQLSEQTRVLEARAEAAAGVAGELHDYCRRRADLEHEYSRALDKLARAAAQRHKDQKHKREQWPLTGAYACWQAALDNTRALSRDHAALADLYGGPLAARLQRAADDVLRLHRKCRDIVAERHEEVGVALAEAAAGGKAHAAAAAEWRAAALKLRHAHHARQALLAADPPRQKKVKALDKELEKRRTRHSEARSKALRARADYVLSLEAANATLQRYYLDDIADIMLCTEVGFEAVVGRAVRSASAAESARAQAASAAAGALLAAADALDALADRQRFVAAHPAAFALPRPLPYLGDAPPAQDKEMRELLEGAADERDEAADAAARDLSQRLVQLEASARTLRAECREAAKTLDAAEAELVRQMEGPDATWEVDTLFGASAVPPAPPPVEDDAPRRDQEDYYLAKFRSYVSCAGRLARLESKAVAVRERLLGAGAGAATPRSPPSPPRRAAARRRGHFAAPLDDRLPAVLTSCVRVIATYGLNHQGVFRVSGSQVEMQALRAAFERGEDPLADVRDASDINSVCGLLKLYLRELRPPLLPPQLQERLLRVAALPDDASFVRRLRDTLAALPLPSLLVLRYLFAFLAHLTEHADRNMMDAWNLAICLGPTLLAAWGEGGAQVAAQNLVNELVKRAILHHADVFPQDVAPHALYRRAEPASGPDAPGADATDAPNADRTHAAHDHVDDDDAQRDLSLYDDDDDDDDDDEGAVSDLDADADADADADWRRPAPRRLAATRRRRPRTTPAAGWRRARPTSCSTCRRAPPTPPTRSRTTETRSRSGPRTPRTDRRAPRAAERRARGTARRAAAVPCLRATPCVWPPSSRS; from the exons aCATCCGCGTGCAGCTCTCTGAGCAGACGCGCGTGTTGGAGGCGCGCGCGGAGGCGGCAGCGGGCGTGGCTGGTGAGCTGCACGACTACTGCCGTCGCCGAGCCGACCTCGAGCACGAGTACTCGCGCGCGCTTGACAAACTGGCGCGCGCAGCGGCGCAACGGCACAAGGACCAGAAGCACAA ACGAGAGCAGTGGCCTTTAACAGGAGCCTATGCCTGCTGGCAAGCGGCGCTCGATAACACTCGGGCGCTGTCTCGCGATCACGCCGCGCTCGCCGACCTCTACGGGGGCCCGCTCGCCGCGCGTCTGCAGCGCGCCGCCGATGACGTGCTACGATTGCATAGAAAATGTCGAGATATCG TGGCGGAGCGGCACGAGGAGGTGGGCGTGGCGCTGGCGGAGGCGGCGGCGGGCGGCAAGGCGCACGCGGCCGCCGCGGCCGAGTGGCGCGCCGCCGCGCTCAAGCTGCGCCACGCGCACCACGCGCGCCAGGCGCTGCTGGCCGCCGACCCGCCGCGCCAGAAGAAGGTCAAGGCGCTCGACAAGGAGCTCGAGAAG CGTCGGACGCGACACAGTGAGGCCCGCTCTAAGGCGTTGCGGGCTCGGGCAGACTACGTGCTCAGTTTAGAGGCGGCCAACGCCACCCTCCAGAGATACTACCTCGACGACATCGCAGATATAATGCTG TGCACGGAGGTCGGCTTCGAGGCGGTGGTGGGGCGCGCCGTGCGCTCGGCCAGCGCGGCGGAGAGCGCGCGCGCGCAGGCCGCGAGCGCCGCCGCCGGCGCGCTGCTCGCCGCCGCCGACGCGCTCGACGCGCTCGCCGACCGCCAGCGCTTCGTGGCCGCGCACCCCGCCGCCTTCGCCCTGCCGCGCCCGCTGCCCTACCTCGGCGACGCGCCGCCGGCGCAGGACAAGGAGATGCGCGAGCTGCTGGAGGGCGCGGCCGACGAGCGCGACGAGGCGGCGGACGCGGCGGCGCGGGACCTCTCTCAGCGCCTCGTGCAGCTGGAGGCCAGCGCGCGCACTCTTCGCGCCGAATGCCGCGAGGCCGCCAAGACGCTCGATGCGGCCGAGGCGGAGCTCGTGCGCCAGATGGAGGGCCCCGACGCCACCTGGGAGGTGGATACGCTCTTCGGCGCCTCGGCCGTGCCACCCGCGCCACCTCCCGTCGAGGACGATGCGCCGCGAAGAGATCAAGAGGACTACTATCTCGCG AAGTTCAGATCGTACGTATCGTGTGCGGGCCGCCTGGCGCGGCTGGAGAGCAAGGCGGTGGCGGTGCGCGAGCGCCTGCTGGGCGCCGGCGCGGGCGCCGCCACCCCCCGCTCGCCGCCCTCCcccccgcgccgcgccgccgcgcgccgccgcggACACTTCGCCGCGCCGCTCGACGATCGCCTGCCCGCTGTGCTCACGTCGTGCGTGCGCGTCATCGCCACCTACG GTCTGAATCACCAGGGAGTGTTTCGCGTGTCCGGGTCGCAGGTGGAGATGCAGGCTTTACGCGCGGCATTCGAGCGCGGCGAGGACCCTCTGGCGGACGTGCGCGACGCGTCCGATATCAATTCCGTTTGTGGACTACTGAAGCTGTACTTGCGCGAACTGCGACCGCCCCTGCTGCCGCCGCAACTGCAGGAGCGGCTTCTGCGCGTGGCTGCGTTGCCGGACGACGCGTCGTTCGTGCGGCGCCTGCGCGACACGCTGGCCGCACTGCCGCTGCCGTCGCTGCTCGTGCTCCGCTACCTGTTCGCGTTCCTGGCGCACCTGACGGAGCACGCGGACCGTAACATGATGGACGCGTGGAACCTCGCCATCTGCCTCGGGCCCACGCTGCTGGCGGCGTGGGGCGAGGGCGGCGCGCAGGTGGCGGCGCAGAACCTCGTCAACGAGCTGGTGAAGCGCGCCATCCTGCACCACGCAGACGTGTTCCCGCAGGACGTGGCGCCGCACGCGCTGTACCGGCGCGCCGAGCCGGCGTCCGGACCGGACGCGCCCGGGGCGGACGCGACCGACGCGCCGAACGCCGACCGCACGCACGCCGCCCACGACCACGTCGACGACGACGACGCGCAGCGCGACCTCTCGCTGTACgatgacgacgacgacgacgacgacgacgacg AGGGCGCCGTCAGCGACCTGGACGCGGACGCGGACGCGGATGCGGATGCGGACTGGCGCCGGCCCGCCCCGCGCCG GCTGGCAGCGACCCGCCGGCGACGACCGCGCACGACACCTGCAG CCGGCTGGCGGAGAGCACGCCCGACCTCGTGCTCGACCTGCCGGCGCGCGCCGCCGACGCCGCCGACACGTTCGCGCACAACCGAGACACGCTCAAGAAGCGGCCCGCGCACCCCGCGCACAG ACAGACGTGCTCCGAGGGCGGCGGAGAGGCGCGCGCGGGGGACGGCGAGGCGAGCGGCGGCAGTCCCGTGCCTGCGCGCAACACCATGCGTGTGGCCGCCAAGTTCGCGGAGCTGA